The following is a genomic window from Amycolatopsis sp. BJA-103.
ACCAGGGCTACTACTTCGCCGGTGACGGTGCGAAGTACGACGCCGACGGCGACATCTGGCTGCTGGGCCGGGTCGACGACGTGATGAACGTGTCCGGGCACCGCATCTCGACCACCGAGGTCGAGTCCGCGCTGGTCTCGCACCCGACGGTCGCCGAGGCCGCCGTCGTCGGCGCTTCCGACCCGACCACCGGGCAGGGCATCGTCGCGTTCGTCATCCTGCGCGGCAACGCCGTCGACGGTGGCGACAAGGCCGTGCAGGAACTGCGCAACCACGTCGCCAAGGAGATCGGCCCGATCGCGAAGCCGCGGCAGATCCTGGTCGTGCAGGAACTGCCGAAGACGCGGTCCGGCAAGATCATGCGCCGCCTGCTGCGCGACGTCGCCGAGAACCGCCAGGTCGGCGACGTCACCACGCTGGCCAACTCGTCCGTGATGGACCTGATCTCTTCGGGCCTGAAGTCGGGCAAGTCCGAGGAGTAGCTCCCGAGAGCGCCAGGAAAGGCCCGTTACTTGCAAATTTTGCAAGTAACGGGCCTTTCCTGGCATCGGTCAGGCGGGCTCGACAGCCAGCCAAAGCTCACAAGTGGCGGTCCCGAAGTCGTCCGAGTGCTTCAGGATCGTGACGATCGACGGCCCCGGCCGCAGCCGCCACGGGTTGGACGGGAACCACTCGGTCGCCGTCGCCGCCCACACCTTCTGCAGCGCCTCCGGATGCGGGCCGTCGGTACGGAAGACCGCCCACCGCCCGGACGGCACCTCGATGACGTCGAGATCGCCGGGGGCGTCCCCGGTGACGGCGACCCCGTGCAGATAGGTCAGCTCGGCGCCGTCCGGGTCGAGAGCGTCGCTGACCTGCAGCAGCCCCGGCGGCTCGGTGTCGCTGAGCGCTTTCAGCCGGGCGTGCGCTTCCGGTGGCAGTGCGGTGATGTGCCGCTGGATGTGCGGGTTGACGCCCTCGTGGACCAGCGGGACGCGGGTCGCGTGCCCGACGAGCCGGAAAGCGGGCCGGTCGACGATACGGGTTTCCATGGGGATGCTCCCTTCGACGCTCAGGCGGAACCTGAGCAGCGGTTGTGTGCGAAGGGGGCCTCCGTCGCGGCGGACGTCACCGGGACCGGCGCCGTGGACCGCCCGGAACGCCCTGCCGAACGCCTCTGCCGAGCCGTAGCCGTACCGGACGGCGATGGTCAGCAGATCGTCCTCGCCACGGACGACGGCGGCGACGGCGGCGGTCATGCGGCGACGGCGGACGTACTCCGACAGCGGCATTCCCGCCAGCGACGAGAACATCCGGCGCAGGTGGTACTCGGTCGTGCCGAGCGCACCGGCCAGCCCGATGACGTCGAGCTCGTCGGTGAGGTGCTCTTCGACCAGGTCGACGAGCCGGTTGAGTGCCGAGATCACGAGGCCTCCCTTCGCCGTCGACTCTGACGGAGCGCGACCGGACCGCGCCCGATCGTCGCGGACCGATCCGATCATGCGACACGCTTAGCACACCCTGCCGCGCGACAGTCGAACGCCTGTTCTAGGATGTGCCGGGTACCACCCCATACCCGGGCAAGGAGACGACACCGACGATGACCGTGGATGCCTTGACACGCACTGACGCCGTGTCCGAAGAAGCGGCTACCGAAGCGCCCGTCGACTCGACGCCGCAGGCGGAGACCACCTCGGACACCACCGAAGCCCCGGCCGAGGCCAAGACCGAGTCCCCGGAAAACCCGGAGACCCCCGCCGGAGAAGCCGCGGTGGAGTCCCCCAAGCCCAAGCGTGGCCGCCCCAAGGTCGCCACGACGGCGAAGAAGACCCGCACCGTCGAGCTGACGCTCACGGTCACCGGCACCGCCGACGGCGAGTGGCAGGCCGAGCTCAAGAACGGCGCCAAGTGGGTCGCGAAGGGCCTGGAGATCCCGGCCGCCGCCGTGTCCCGCGCCGCCAAGGAACTGCACGCGGACCTGTCGGGCCCGATCGACGAGGTCATCAACGCCGCTCGCGAGCTTCAGGCCGCGAAGGTCGCCCAGCTCGAAGCCGAGCTGGAGAAGGCGAAGCTGGCCCTGGCCGAGCTGGACGCGTAAGACTTTTCTCCCGACCGGGGCGGACGCTGGAACTTCAGTGTCCGCCCCGGTTTCTTTTCATCCGCTGATCGGCGGCCGCGACGGCAGTGGCGTCTTGAACTCGATCCACTGACTGTCCACAATGGCCTCGACACTGTGCGGGACACCGCGCGGGTGGACGATCGTCTCGCCCACCTCGAGCGTCACCTCCCGGCCGTCGAGCGTGCCGCGCAGCGAACCCGAAACCAGGTACACAAAGCTGTCGTGATCGTGGCTGTGCACGGGAGAGGCGACGCCCGCCGGGTAGAAGATCTCGTACGCCAGACCGCCTTCCGCCGTGGCGGCCGTCCGGAACCGGCCCTGCCCGCCGAGCAGCGGCAGCCCTTCCACTGTGGACATCGGCGTCCAGGTCATCGCGCGGTCTCCAGGGCTGCCGCCTCTTCCTCGCGGTCCGGGTCACGGGCGAGCAGGACCCCGATGACGGTCACCACCGCGGTCGCCAGCAGGTAGACGCCGATCGCGAGCCAGCTGTCGAAGCCGGCGAGCAGCGCCGTGAACAGCAACGGCGCGGGCGCCCCGCCGATGACTCCGGCGAGGGTGTACGCCAGCGAACTGCCGGTGTAGCGCAGGCGCGGCGAGAACTGCTCGGTGACGAGCGCGGCCTGCGGCCCGTAGAGCGCCGCGTGGATGACGAGCGCGAGCACGATGCCGATCGCCAGCATCGCGAACGAACCACCGCTGACCATCGGGAAGAACACGAACGGCCAGATCCCGGCGGCGATGGTCGCGAACAGGTACATCTTGCGGCGCGAGACCCGGTCCGACAGCGCGCCGAACAGGGGCATCAGCACCAGCTGGAACGCCGAGCCGATCATCACCGCGGCCAGCCCGGCGCCGCGCGAGAGGCCGGTGTGCGTGGTGACGTACGTCAGCACGAAAACGGTGAACAGCGCGTAGAGGACGTCCGGGCAGACGCGGATCAACACGGACGCGATCAGCGCTCGGCGTTCGGTGCGGAAGACCTCGGAGATCGGCGCCGACGAACGTTCGCCACGCTCCTGGAGTTGTTTGAAGACCGGCGTTTCCTCCAGCTTGAGGCGGATCCACAGGCCGAACACGACCAGCACGCCCGACAGCAGGAACGCGATCCGCCAGCCCCAGCTGTTGAACTGGTCCTCGGTCAGCAGCGCGGCCAGTACGGCGAGGACGCCGTTCGCGAGCAGATTGCCCGCTGGCGGGCCGATCTGCGCGGCCGACGCCCAGAACCCGCGTTTGCCCGGATCCCCGAACTCACTCGACAGCAGGACGGCGCCACCCCATTCGCCGCCGATGCCGACACCCTGTGCGAAACGCAGTGCCACGAGCAGGATCGCCGCGAAGCCGCCGATGCTCTCGTACGTGGGCAGGACGCCGATGAGGAACGTCGCGACACCGGTGAGCACAAGGGTCATGACCAGGATGCGCTTGCGGCCGAGCACGTCGCCGAGGCGGCCGAAGATGAACCCGCCGAGCGGCCGGGCGAGGTAGCCGACGGCGTAGGTGGAGAACGCCGCCATCGTGCTCGCGAGCTGGTCTTCCGAGGGGAAGAAGAGATGTCCGAAGATCGTCGCGGCCGCCACCGAGTAGGCCGCGAAGTCGTACCACTCGAGCGCTGTTCCCGAGAGGCTGGCCGCGAAGGCCTTGTGCAGCGAGCGCCGGTCACCGGCTGGTGCGGTCATGTCCACTTCCCGTCCGTTCGAGGTCCCTCAACCCCGCCGGGAGGGGTTGAATTGCGGATATACTCCTTGTATACAAGCTGTATGCGCAACCCCCAATTTCGGAGGACAGATGCCTGAGCTGCGTTTCACCCTTCCCGACGGCCAGGAGCGGCGGACCGAGGTCCACACGCTGCTGAACGCCGGATACGCCGGTCGCAGCCAGGAAGACGTCGCCGCCCACGTGGCCGAACTGGCCGAACTCGGTGTCCCGGCCCCCTCGGTGATCCCGGCGCTCTACCCGGTCGCGCCGTACCTGGCGAGCCAGACCGAAGAGGTCCCCGTGCAGCACGAACGGACCTCCGGCGAGGCGGAATGGGCCCTCGTCATCACCGGTCCGGCCCCCGAGGACGTCCTCCTGACCGCCGCCTGCGACCACACCGACCGCGCGCTCGAAGCCCATGGCGTCGCGTGGAGCAAGAACGCCGGCCCCGACGTCCTCGCCGCCAAGGCGTGGCGGCTCGTCGACGTCCAAGACCGGCTCGACGAGCTCACACTGTCCGCCTGGGCCGGGGAAACCCTGATCCAGCAAGGAAAACTCGCGGAACTGCTGCCGCCGTCGTACTGGCTGGACGTGCTGCGCGAACGCGGTCTGCACGCGCCGGGCACGGTGCTGATCTCGGGCACGATCCCGATGGTGCACGGCGTCGACCAGTTCGCCGACTCCTGGCGCGTGGAACTGGGCGACCCGGCGACCGGCGAGACGATCGACCTCGCC
Proteins encoded in this region:
- a CDS encoding DUF2848 domain-containing protein, whose product is MPELRFTLPDGQERRTEVHTLLNAGYAGRSQEDVAAHVAELAELGVPAPSVIPALYPVAPYLASQTEEVPVQHERTSGEAEWALVITGPAPEDVLLTAACDHTDRALEAHGVAWSKNAGPDVLAAKAWRLVDVQDRLDELTLSAWAGETLIQQGKLAELLPPSYWLDVLRERGLHAPGTVLISGTIPMVHGVDQFADSWRVELGDPATGETIDLAYTVRRLPEPIG
- a CDS encoding AraC family transcriptional regulator; this encodes MISALNRLVDLVEEHLTDELDVIGLAGALGTTEYHLRRMFSSLAGMPLSEYVRRRRMTAAVAAVVRGEDDLLTIAVRYGYGSAEAFGRAFRAVHGAGPGDVRRDGGPLRTQPLLRFRLSVEGSIPMETRIVDRPAFRLVGHATRVPLVHEGVNPHIQRHITALPPEAHARLKALSDTEPPGLLQVSDALDPDGAELTYLHGVAVTGDAPGDLDVIEVPSGRWAVFRTDGPHPEALQKVWAATATEWFPSNPWRLRPGPSIVTILKHSDDFGTATCELWLAVEPA
- a CDS encoding cupin domain-containing protein, with translation MTWTPMSTVEGLPLLGGQGRFRTAATAEGGLAYEIFYPAGVASPVHSHDHDSFVYLVSGSLRGTLDGREVTLEVGETIVHPRGVPHSVEAIVDSQWIEFKTPLPSRPPISG
- a CDS encoding MFS transporter, whose amino-acid sequence is MTAPAGDRRSLHKAFAASLSGTALEWYDFAAYSVAAATIFGHLFFPSEDQLASTMAAFSTYAVGYLARPLGGFIFGRLGDVLGRKRILVMTLVLTGVATFLIGVLPTYESIGGFAAILLVALRFAQGVGIGGEWGGAVLLSSEFGDPGKRGFWASAAQIGPPAGNLLANGVLAVLAALLTEDQFNSWGWRIAFLLSGVLVVFGLWIRLKLEETPVFKQLQERGERSSAPISEVFRTERRALIASVLIRVCPDVLYALFTVFVLTYVTTHTGLSRGAGLAAVMIGSAFQLVLMPLFGALSDRVSRRKMYLFATIAAGIWPFVFFPMVSGGSFAMLAIGIVLALVIHAALYGPQAALVTEQFSPRLRYTGSSLAYTLAGVIGGAPAPLLFTALLAGFDSWLAIGVYLLATAVVTVIGVLLARDPDREEEAAALETAR
- a CDS encoding DUF6319 family protein, with the protein product MTVDALTRTDAVSEEAATEAPVDSTPQAETTSDTTEAPAEAKTESPENPETPAGEAAVESPKPKRGRPKVATTAKKTRTVELTLTVTGTADGEWQAELKNGAKWVAKGLEIPAAAVSRAAKELHADLSGPIDEVINAARELQAAKVAQLEAELEKAKLALAELDA